One Elephas maximus indicus isolate mEleMax1 chromosome 18, mEleMax1 primary haplotype, whole genome shotgun sequence genomic region harbors:
- the COL8A1 gene encoding collagen alpha-1(VIII) chain, protein MAGPPTPLQLLGVLLTIALGYVRLIQAGAYYGIKPLPPQIPPQIPPQIPQYQPLGQQVPHMPLGKDGLTMGKEYPQLPQYMKEIPSGPRMGKEAAPKKGKEIPLASLRGEQGPRGEPGPRGPPGPPGLPGHGIPGIKGKPGPQGYPGIGKPGMPGMPGKPGAMGMPGAKGEIGPKGEIGPMGIPGPQGPPGPHGLPGIGKPGGPGLPGQPGAKGDRGPKGPPGPPGLQGPKGEKGFGMPGLPGLKGPPGMHGPPGPVGLPGVGKPGVTGFPGPQGPLGKPGPPGEPGPQGPVGVPGIQGPPGIPGVGKPGQDGIPGQPGFPGGKGEQGLPGLPGPPGLPGIGKPGFPGVKGDRGVGGIPGPLGPRGEKGPVGAPGIGGPPGEPGLPGIPGPMGPPGAIGFPGPKGEVGAGGPQGPPGPKGEPGLQGFPGKPGFLGEVGPPGVRGLPGPIGPKGEAGLKGLPGLPGAPGLLGPKGEPGIPGEQGLQGPPGIPGITGPSGPIGPPGIPGPKGEPGLPGPPGFPGVGKPGVAGLHGPPGKPGALGPQGQPGLPGPPGPPGPPGPPAAMPPTPPPHGEYLPDMGLGIDGVKAPHAYGVKKGKDGGPAYEMPAFTAELTAPFPPVGAPVKFDKVLYNGRQNYNPQTGVFTCEVPGVYYFAYHVHCKGGNVWVALFKNNEPMMYTYDEYKKGFLDQASGSAVLLLRPGDRVFLQMPSEQAAGLYAGQYIHSSFSGYLLYPM, encoded by the exons ATGGCTGGGCCGCCCACCCCTCTGCAGCTGCTGGGAGTGCTGCTTACCATTGCCCTGGGCTACGTTAGGCTCATTCAGGCTGGTGCCTACTATGGAATCAAGCCACTGCCACCTCAAATTCCTCCTCAGATCCCACCGCAAATTCCGCAGTACCAGCCTCTGGGCCAGCAAGTACCTCACATGCCTTTGGGCAAAGACGGCCTCACCATGGGCAAAGAGTATCCACAACTACCCCAATATATGAAGGAAATTCCATCGGGGCCAAGAATGGGCAAGGAAGCAGCACCCAAGAAAGGCAAAG AAATACCGTTAGCCAGTTTAAGAGGGGAACAAGGTCCCCGTGGAGAGCCTGGCCCCAGAGGACCCCCTGGGCCCCCTGGTTTACCAGGCCATGGGATACCTGGAATCAAAGGAAAGCCGGGGCCACAGGGATATCCAGGAATTGGAAAGCCAGGTATGCCTGGAATGCCAGGAAAACCAGGAGCCATGGGAATGCCTGGGGCAAAAGGCGAAATTGGACCCAAAGGGGAGATCGGTCCCATGGGGATCCCAGGACCACAAGGACCTCCGGGGCCTCATGGACTTCCTGGCATTGGGAAGCCAGGAGGGCCAGGGTTACCAGGGCAACCAGGAGCAAAGGGTGATCGAGGACCCAAAGGACCACCAGGACCTCCAGGCCTCCAGGGTCCTAAAGGAGAGAAGGGCTTTGGGATGCCAGGTTTGCCAGGGCTGAAAGGTCCTCCAGGGATGCACGGCCCTCCAGGCCCTGTTGGACTTCCAGGAGTGGGCAAACCAGGAGTGACAGGCTTCCCTGGGCCCCAGGGCCCTCTGGGAAAACCAGGCCCTCCAGGAGAACCTGGGCCACAGGGCCCTGTTGGAGTACCAGGGATTCAAGGACCTCCTGGGatacctggagttggaaaaccaggCCAGGACGGAATCCCTGGACAGCCAGGATTTCCAGGTGGCAAAGGGGAGCAAGGACTGCCAGGACTGCCAGGACCTCCAGGACTTCCAGGGATTGGGAAACCAGGCTTCCCTGGAGTCAAAGGTGACCGTGGCGTGGGGGGTATTCCTGGGCCTCTTGGGCCAAGAGGGGAGAAAGGACCAGTAGGTGCCCCTGGAATAGGAGGACCCCCAGGAGAACCAGGCCTGCCCGGAATCCCAGGTCCTATGGGCCCTCCAGGTGCTATTGGTTTTCCAGGACCCAAAGGAGAGGTTGGGGCTGGGGGGCCACAGGGACCGCCAGGTCCCAAGGGTGAGCCAGGACTTCAAGGCTTCCCAGGAAAGCCAGGTTTCCTTGGTGAAGTGGGGCCCCCTGGCGTAAGGGGTTTGCCAGGTCCCATAGGGCCCAAGGGGGAGGCTGGGCTCAAAGGTTTACCAGGGCTCCCTGGGGCTCCAGGGCTGCTTGGACCTAAGGGAGAACCTGGAATCCCAGGGGAGCAGGGTTTACAAGGCCCCCCAGGCATCCCAGGGATTACAGGCCCTAGTGGCCCCATTGGTCCACCTGGAATCCCAGGCCCCAAAGGGGAACCAGGCCTCCCAGGCCCCCCTGGGTTCCCTGGAGTAGGGAAACCGGGAGTGGCAGGACTTCATGGCCCCCCAGGGAAGCCTGGTGCCCTTGGTCCTCAAGGCCAGCCTGGTCTTCCGGGGCCCCCAGGCCCTCCAGGGCCCCCAGGCCCTCCAGCTGCAATGCCCCCTACACCACCACCCCATGGAGAGTATCTGCCAGATATGGGGCTGGGGATTGATGGCGTGAAAGCTCCCCATGCCTACGGGGTTAAGAAAGGCAAGGACGGAGGGCCAGCCTATGAGATGCCTGCATTTACTGCTGAGCTGACTGCACCTTTCCCCCCGGTGGGGGCCCCAGTGAAGTTTGACAAAGTTCTCTATAACGGCAGACAGAACTACAACCCACAGACAGGCGTCTTCACCTGTGAGGTCCCCGGTGTCTACTACTTTGCCTACCATGTTCACTGCAAGGGGGGCAACGTGTGGGTTGCTCTGTTCAAGAACAACGAGCCCATGATGTATACATATGACGAGTACAAAAAGGGCTTTCTGGACCAGGCGTCCGGGAGTGCGGTGCTGCTGCTCAGGCCCGGGGACCGGGTGTTCCTCCAGATGCCCTCAGAACAGGCTGCAGGACTCTACGCCGGGCAGTACATCCACTCCTCATTTTCAGGATATTTATTATATCCCatgtaa